tttatttttgtttttcaatgttataaaaattatatgttaaAATTTGTACCCCTATGTATAATTTCTGGTTCCGCCACTGAATCTTGGAGGGCTCTCCACTCTGGTACTCTCTCTCTAGTCTCTACCACTATCTCTGTACAAGACACTATCAATAATTCATTcttaaaaacatcaaacagtGGTTGGTTCCTCAAGTGAGCTCTTCAATCTCTCTTTTACCAATTGGTGGTCCATAATTAATTGTCATTTTAACCAAATTTAACACTTTTTAAAGTTACTCCCCACTTTTTAACAAGAATCAAATTTTGGAGGTGTCTTGGGCAAGATCAGTTACCGTGAAGTAGCTCTACATGAAAAGTTACTCAAGAGCCCCTCAAGAACTCATCAAGAACCTCAATGTTGGCCAGAAGATAATTATTATTAGAGTTAGAGTTACTTGGAGAGCCATTCCAAGCAGTGGCGGAACCAGAAATTGAAGTTTGGGGGGGCCAAAGGTTAACGTACGATCGAATATATTATCTTTGTCTAAAAAATAATAcgaatgaaaaaatttattgcACATAATATTTCAAAGGTTGAAGTAATATTCCttcgattttctttaattttattcaaagcagtagaaaataaattaaggataTTGATATTTTTACTGATAAGAGAATAGAGATAGAAATTAAcagatttataaaatatcataGAGTCCCACAATATAGAGAAACACAAAAATTGTTCTAAATACATTAAACACATTGTACATTTAAGTATAACATATTTGTGAATTTTAGATACGAGGTATTGAATATATGAACTTCTACCCAATAAATTTAACTAAGATGTACGTATATTTTCTAAAAAAGCTGTAATACGGTTGTATAAGTAAGGTAATAGCACTATTATAACCCCTCAAATATAAAAAGTAcaagtgaaaaagaaaaaaaaaatgaaaaaaaaggcTGCTAGCAGGCTTCGAACCCAAGAGCATTGGATAATTCCCATCACATTCAAACCAGCTACGCTACTTATAACATGTGGTCTATAACTGCAAATTTTATATTTATCCTAAATCATAGGGGGGCCATGGCCCCCGCCAGCCCCCCCTTAGTTCCCCTCCTGATTCCAAGAGCCCGAATGTACATGCCGTAATGATTAAGATCGAGGGTCTGTACACAATAGGTGTCCGGTTTGAATTTCTTCCCCTAATTATAATTTGTTATTGCTCTTGTAATTATTCACCTTAACACTGAGATTAGGGTTAATGTGTATCCATCACAACTACTTCTATAACTTTTTTTGAGTGAAAATCTTTATTTTACATTTTTTTACGGATCCatatttatttttggaaataaaGGTGAATAGCATTAATGGAGTATTAGTTCTTGTCATGAAAATATGGAGAATTTAGTTACTCATGGCCTCATGTGTGATGCTTATGAAGAGGAAATAAAATATGTGGaccacttaaaaaaaattgtaagatGTACAGAGCAGCTGTTTAGCTTCATTTTGTATGAAATTTGCCGCGCTTTATTCAGCTTTACGGTAGCAATGGTTGATGGAGCAAGCTTCGAAAGTTGATATTCTACCTGTTTCTAAAATATTTTCACATTTTACTTTTTCACAGTCTATAAGATGCGACTTAAACCATAAATATCTCAAACACTTCAcgtgtaaaaattataaaaagtatgTTGATATTCTAAAAATATATAGGTATATATATTGAAACAAAACCCCACATGCATGcctatattatttttatagacaaatgagaatttatggtcaaattTCAAAGTTTGACCAAATTGCAATGAGACAATCTTTTAGCAAAGACTATGGGATCCTCCGAGTGTAACACCCTTGTTGTGGAAACCTAGGTAGCTACAACTCCCCTATTATCATGGATAACAAAGCCTAGGGTTGTATGTAGAAAACAAACTTTTTTTAGCACCATCGAAATTCAGTTCATGGAAATCGAGGAGGGcaagaccacaacacttttttACAGAtttaatgtttttgttttttctggGAATTCAAAGATTGGTCGCGAAAAAAGATGGTTACTAATAGGCATATTATATAATTTAATGTAATAGAGATACTCAGTGTACTACCAGTCTACCACGAAGTGTTACTGTACAGTAACACTTCGTGGTAAACTGGTAGTACACTGAGTATCTCTATTACATGTGTAGCTAATTAGCTATCATGGTTGTTTCAAACCAAACTAGGAGTTTTTCATTTATATGACAAGGTCACAAGGTAGATTAAGTTACTGTCAGTGAACTTATATGAGTGTATTATAAAGTAAGATTTgtattgttttaaaaaaaaaatgtagttACTCGTAAATCACTCATGTTGGTTTTTTTGTTCGCCTCACTTGTAATCTTGTCACTATATacaattaaagaaaaaaaaaaaatcacttttGGCACCTCGAAGAGTTGAGGTTTGACATAATTTCATTTTGGTGCCCGAAGCCTTTTTTTGAACTCTGATGCCCTATCGTTTAGAAATCCCATTTCGGCGCCCTACGTAACTGCGCTATACAAATATTCACATGTCTAAATTTCTTGatatatgaaaaataacataCGGAGTACCAtataaataggggtaaaaaTAATGAACTTACTTATTATGTGAAGAAAAAAGttgcagaaaaataataagCTTACTCAATATATATTTGAGGAaaatgttgaatataataagtttattaaAATTGTAATGGAATTTTCTCACTTTACCAATATAACTCATGTGTAGTTTtcttaaaatataaattttgatAATAAGCAACATCATAAACAAAGGGAACGATAACGGAATTACAAAACCAAAGGCATCAAAGTGAGTAAAAAATATATCTTAGGCACTACaatggaataatggaattacgAAATAACATGTATGGCGCCAAAATGAAGAAATCAATAAACCTTGGGACACCAAAATGAAATTACTGAAATCACACGACATCAAAGTGGAATTATGTCAAACCTCAGAGCAAGTGTAAATGTTTTGGGAAAAGGAAGATTACGTGGCAGTCAAATTGATTGTTAAACGAACTATGTCATGTCGGATTAGTGTTCGAGTTGGCGGTAAATGGGTTGAAAAATCCTTGGCCCAAACCTAACCCATTTATTAAATGTGTGGAAATCACTTGACCAAATCCCGAAGTATAAACTAAAATTGATATATCTTATAAATTAAACTTTGGGGAAAAAATTATCACACAATTTAACTTTTTAAAACTGAAGCAAATTAAAAGGCGGACAAGTAAAAACAAATTGTACCGCCAAATTGGCAAGTTAGGcggaaaaataaaaacattgtACATACCTCCATGTTAGCTAGTAAGACGGGAAGACACATTATGCTGTAgtaaatttcaaaatattttactttgattattttaatatataGGTTATGTTTGTCGGGTTCCGGTTCACGCTCAACCCATTTATATAAATGGATTTACTCATCTCGATTTCGGGTTAAAAATCTAATCACTTAATTTCGTGCGGGGTTCATGTCTATCCAATTCATTAAAAGAGTTAAAAAGTTCTTGATCTAAACCCCCTTATTTCGTGCAGTGTCCGTGTCAGCTTTTATCAGTCCTCTAAGTCAATTATCATTAACCATTAGCAAGAGAAAAACAAGAAAGGCATTATTACATGAGATAAGAATATGAGATGGTAGATCACCGTCAGCACAATTTGGCAAATTGGTACACTCTAATGTCTATAGCTAGCTCTTTCTTAGATCAACCACTCCATGTGCATGCTCTACCTGTTTGGTCAAATACccccaatttcgtaaaattgtACGTACTGCAGCAGCTAAGAAACTTGCATTATTGGGGCCAATCCCCCCcaacattatttattattattttcataaattAAGATCTTCTTCATACCAATCACAACTCATCATCATATTCATGTGAACCAATTATATTAGTTAATTATTAAATGCcaactttttatattattattcatTATAAAGTGTTAACATAATTAAACACCTAAGAATTACTCTTTACTAGTTTCATTAACCACTTTCCCCGTCTCTTTCTCCTTATATATGTCCCCTTGTTTTAACAACTTATAATTCTTAGTAGTATGTCATTTCCTTTGTTTTTGCTTCTTTGCTGTCATTTTCTTTGTTTTAGTCTAACCATCGATCTTAACCACTAAAGCAAGACAATATTAGTGATAAATTAACAAACGTGTACATGCTTAGCATAACTGATTTGTACTCGATACAATTTTTGTATAAGTGATTATATCATGACTAAAACTGCATGACTTGATTtattagattatgtaaataattgtGATTTTATTATGTAAATATTCAGGTGTATATTACTTAGGATATTTACCTTATTTTTTACATTGATAATTATCCTGTGTATGAAATATACAAAATAAGGTAAATATCCTAAGAAATATACCCAAAAATATTAACAGAATAAAATCATGATCATTTACATATTCTAAAATCCAACCTAGAAAAAAGATGAGTACGTGATAGTTGTATGGGTCACTTATTGATTACTTTAGCATACTTACTTACGGATTATGAACTTGAATATGACTCGGCTTAAATAAACCCGAAATCAATAAAATGACTCATCACCCGAATGACCTATTTTTACTTAACCCAATTCTATCTAAAagacctgattttcacttattaacTTATTCCGAATATTTGACTATATCAACTAATTAATCCATCCAAATCCCAAATTTTAAGGGATTTATAAAATTTGGGATTGCATTTATTTATCCAAGATTTTTCTGATTGGTTGGTTGCTGAGGAGTTAGTAATTTCAATCACATTTTCTCTCCCCTCCATCAGTCCATCCTCTTCAGTCTTCACTCACAGCCACCAGTTGACAATATTCATTGAAATCTCAATTACTGTGCTGTAGTCTTTTGTTCTTTCCCCACAGTTGATTGTTTGATTATTGTGCCCTGTATTTAAGTACAATAATAATATCAGCTTCCCATACCAAGTACATTTTTCCTATGAGCAAATCTCATCATCTATAACCCCAACCCCAAAAGTTCTGGGTACCCAGAACTTCTTTTTCCGAGAATTTTTCTGGGTCATCATTCAATTTTCGAATCCAGATTTGATtaaaaatcatgaaaaatggGAAATTTGGGTGTTTTTTCTTGCTGTTTCTGGGTTGTTTTCGTTCTGCATTTGCAAATCAAAACAACGATAGAATAACATGGTTGCCAGGGCAACCAGATAATGTGGAATTTGCACAATATTCTGGTTATGTTACAGTAGATAAATCAGCTGGTAAAGCATTGTTTTACTGGTTAACCGAGTCACCTTCAAATCCTGAGTCAAAACCATTGCTATTATGGCTTAACGGTGGCCCTGGTTGTTCTTCTATTGCTTATGGTTCTGCTGAAGAAATCGGTCCTTTTCATATCCGAAATGATGGCAAAAGTCTTTACTTAAATCCATATTCTTGGAATAAGGGTAAATTTTCACCACAATTTTTGGTTAATAATAACTTAATATATTATAATGTTGTTTATTCATATGTTTAGTGAATGATTTGATTTCGTTATTGAAACTGTTGGTGCAGAGGCAAATCTGCTTTTCCTCGAGTCTCCAGTTGGTGTTGGGTTCTCATACTCAAACAGATCATCTGATTTGTACACTCTTGGTGATAGTAGAACAGGTAATCTTTCGATATTGTTGCGAATTTCGAGTTAAAACAAAACatatattttcgaaaactgtGTGAAAAGTCTTTATTGACACGACTAGTATAACTGATTTTAAGCGTACTTGaataaaaactgaaaactgacaGTGATACCGAACAATTAAATTCTGTTTAAGGTGGGTTTTTGGAAATCTAGTAACTTTTCTGCCTATACTTGACTATAGAGGTACCATCTGAAGAATGTACTTACATACTTCGTATTTTGATTTAGTAGTTTTATAGATTGTATAgattatgattaattttttcCTGGTAACAATTTGCAGCTAAAGATGCCTATAAATTTCTTGTTAGATGGTTCAATAGGTTCCCCCAGTACAAGCACAGAGAGTTCTACATTGCTGGGGAGAGTTATGCAGGTGCTAATCTTCAATCTGATccataattatgctaatcaatcacTGATAAATAAACTTTCTGATCATTTTCTTGAACTTTTGTTTAGGACATTATGTTCCTCAATTGTCCCAACTTATTTACAGAAGAAACAAAGGAATTGCAGAACCAGAAATAAACTTCAAGGGATTTATGGTACATTATGCACTCTTCTATTCTTTAAGCTTTGTTTTTCTGGTAGAAATTTGAATCAAATTTTTTGTTACAAGAATATAGTACTTCATCTGTTTCAAAATAGTTAGGTCATGTTTGGACATTGTTATGTGTGACAGGTGGGAAATGCAGTTACAGATGATCATTATGATTACATAGGTACATTTGAGTATTGGTGGACCCATGGATTGATATCagattcaacatacaagagacTTAAGACATCTTGTTCTGGTTCATCTCAGCATCCTTCGATTACATGCAATACAGCTTTAGCAGATGCTGATTCTGAGTTTGGAAACATTGATCCATACAGTATATATACGCGTCCTTGCAACTCAACTGCATCACTTAAGCGCAGTCTAAGGGGTCATTATGTAAGTGAAAAATCATGCATTTTCAATAATGCATTTTATGTTTTTAATCGAAAATTAGAGTGATTTGGATTGCTGTTTGATTAATGCTTATGATTGTAGTGAATGTCATACCatgtttttttggtaatatcAAAATCAAGAAAACAAAGTTATGCAAGGCCATAGAATTTCTGGTTGTAAGGTCCCATTGGCTTCCTTAATACAATAGCATGCTTTCCAGCTGGTTAACTGAAGAAGTTTCTATTTGTTGGCTGTATGTTGTTTTTCAAGCCTTTACAACACCAGACTTGTATGACTTTTATCATTTGGGTTCTTTGaatctcctttttttttatccCTTTAATTTCTGTCTCCCACTTTACCTTAGACAAGTTGTGCACATGTAGGCATCAAACGGGTTGTTCAGATCGGGTTTAGTTTGGGCCCATTTGGTTGGGTTTTATTGAGTTCAGTTTCATCTTTATTCAAGTTGAGTAGATTCAAGTCAATTTATGTAATTCTATGGTCAAATTGGCTTGGGTCCAAATCTAGTCAAGTGATTTTGAGTACTCCGATGTAGTGTTAGGTAGTTGAGTACGTGTCAATTTTGCCAGGTCTAGACTAATCAAGGATTATTGTCAGTCAAATACTGGAAAAAATTCCTGTGATTTGAGCTCCTTGTCATTGTCAATGTTGTACTTATGGGATTTTTGACACTGCAGAGTGCAGATTTACCTAAAAGTACAGCAATGTCAATtcagaatgttttttttttgtctataAACTTCCAATTACAGGGTTTTCTGTACTGAATGTTGGTTTCTTTGATCAGCCATGGATGGTGAGAGGATACGATCCGTGCACAGAGAGGTACTCAAACGAGTACTTCAATCGCCCTGAAGTTCAACTCGCTATGCATGCTAATACGACTAAACTGTCTTATCCATGGAGCACCTGCAGGTAAAAGCTCAAAATTTTCGTGTTAATATTCTGATCCTACGTACTTCTGCTTATTATATGCAGCATTTTTAATCAACGCTTCATCTTTTACAGTGACATAGTTGGAACATACTGGTCTGATTCTCCAGAGTCTATGCTTCCAATTTATCGAGAACTTATAGCAGCTGGCTTGAGAATATGGGTCTTCAGGTATTCTTTTCTTCTGCAATCTTGTTCTCTTTCTGTATTCAAGCCTtaagggtgcgttctattcacctgattttcacttatttttcctgaacttatctgaacttatcaaaacttataaACTGtatttggtcaacccttatttttcctgaatttatctgaacttatatttcctaaaataagtggaaataaggtgaacagaaaaCTTGCTTAATTGGTTCATCTTACTTCTGTTATCATTTCTTTGCTTTCCTTCCATATTCTCCAATCTGTTTCacagtttttcttttctttttcactgATCCTGTATACTCATGTATGATCAAATTCACTGATCCTGTATGTACTGATATGTGCAGCGGCGACACTGATTCTGTAGTGCCTGTAACAGCAACTCGATATTCCATCGATGCACTGAGACTCCCTACTGTGGCCAATTGGTACCCTTGGTATGACAATGGAAGGGTAAGTTTGTCTTTTTCATATGATAGCCAATTTATCTATCTGGTCCATTGAGGTCCACCATAGGCGTACAGTGTGACGCAATGACATAGACAGAATTCGATTTCAGGTCTTGTTGACGCCCGTTTGTGTTTTTGACAGGTTGGTGGATGGAGCCAAGTATACAAAGGTCTAACACTTGTAACAATTAAAGGAGCAGGACATGAAGTACCACTTCATAAACCTAGACAAGCTTTTATTCTTTTAAACCATTTCTTGAAAAACAGATCAATGCCACCCCAAAGCCTCtaaatttcttatttttatacacaaaattatttattaatattattataggATTTGCTTATTTATTGGGGCACTTGAAAAGAGAAGCAATAAATCAGCAGAAAGTTCACCAGGGATGAGTAGTTTTCCCTGGAGTGCCCCCCCCTATTCTTGCTTGATAGCAGGATTTTAGGTCATAGTTTTACATTTTTAGTTTTGAGATCAATTCTTATTGATTATTTCTTTGAAGAAAATGtatcataatatttttttttggcattAGTGACTAATATTTGTATGAAAAATCTCATTCATATTTATATGAAAATGTCCTTGTTTAATTTTTTAGTTTGAGCAATAAAAATCTTTGCTTCGATTTGTCCTAGCTTTGGCACTAACGTACATGGATTAGTGGATGCCAACAGC
This sequence is a window from Spinacia oleracea cultivar Varoflay chromosome 1, BTI_SOV_V1, whole genome shotgun sequence. Protein-coding genes within it:
- the LOC110803236 gene encoding serine carboxypeptidase-like 27 translates to MKNGKFGCFFLLFLGCFRSAFANQNNDRITWLPGQPDNVEFAQYSGYVTVDKSAGKALFYWLTESPSNPESKPLLLWLNGGPGCSSIAYGSAEEIGPFHIRNDGKSLYLNPYSWNKEANLLFLESPVGVGFSYSNRSSDLYTLGDSRTAKDAYKFLVRWFNRFPQYKHREFYIAGESYAGHYVPQLSQLIYRRNKGIAEPEINFKGFMVGNAVTDDHYDYIGTFEYWWTHGLISDSTYKRLKTSCSGSSQHPSITCNTALADADSEFGNIDPYSIYTRPCNSTASLKRSLRGHYPWMVRGYDPCTERYSNEYFNRPEVQLAMHANTTKLSYPWSTCSDIVGTYWSDSPESMLPIYRELIAAGLRIWVFSGDTDSVVPVTATRYSIDALRLPTVANWYPWYDNGRVGGWSQVYKGLTLVTIKGAGHEVPLHKPRQAFILLNHFLKNRSMPPQSL